Part of the Zea mays cultivar B73 chromosome 4, Zm-B73-REFERENCE-NAM-5.0, whole genome shotgun sequence genome is shown below.
CCGTGACGCCCCTGACAGTGCCGCGGGAGACCCTGGGCGGCACGGCCGTGAGCCGCTGCGGCCATCTCTTCACCGCGCCGCCGGCGACGTCGCTGGCCTTGGAGATCTCCGGCAGCGGCGTTATGCAGGCCTCCATCTTGTCGTACCTGCGCCCGTGTTGTCCGTGGTGCAGCAGATCATAGTTTGATTACAGCGATGGTGATCACCTTAGTTAAGCTCGATCGTACGGTACGGATACATCAAATGTGTGTGGGGGGTACCAGGTACCAACCATGCCGCGTCAGGGTTCTTGCGCGAGCAGAAGGGCCGGGACGACTTGGAGGCCTTGCAGCCGGCGTGGTTGTAGGGCTTCTGCCAGACGGCGATGTCGCCGGCCTCCTTGACCTTGGTCCAGCAGAGGCTCCTGGCGACGGCCTCGATGGCCTGCTGCTCGGCGTTGAGGTCCTCCTTGGTCCGCTCCCACCCCTTCCAGTACTTGTTCCAGTTGATCGGCGGCCCGGACAGGATCCAGTACCCTCCGGGACGCAGCACCCGGTCGACCTCGATCAGGTACAGTCCATCTGCACGCCGCGTTCGGTGCCGAGTGCTGAGCTAAGCGTTTTgaacacagagagagagagagagtgccgTGCCGTGCGTGCGTGCGTACCGTAGAGTTGCCAGGGGATGAGGCAGCGGGAGCAGTGCGCCATGTCGAAGGCGCGGGCCGGGTAGGTGAGGCGGTTGGACGCGAGCACGCCGATCATGGCCGGCACGCCTCGCTCCAGCGCGAACTGCACCTGCGCCTCGTGAGAGTCCCGCGGCGCGAACGACATGGCCAGGATGTCCCGCGACAGCAGGTACGCGCCCCAGCTCGCCACCTGCGCAAAATTTCCGACACAAAAAGAACGTCTCTGAAAGAAGCGGAGCAGAGTAGTACTCGCTTTTCCAATGTCCAGTGCCCTTTGGGAGTTGGGACTGGAACTAGCAAGAGACTGGCCTTGATCTCAAGTCAATGCTtagagcttgttcggttagctctcaatccatgtggattgagcgggattggatgggtttgaatcccaaacaagtcaaacttcttcttatttttttccaatcccatccaatccatgtgcattgggaataaccgaacaaggccttaattgGAACTAAATTCTCCAATCTAACCCTGTCGACGCTCGTCAGTCGACCAAATCCACTTATTTTTTCTGTACTAGCTAAAGCTAACCAACGCGGTGGGCGAGAGCGTGAGCGTCTACTGCTTACCCCGCATCCGGTGTCGAGCGCGGTGCGGATGGAGCCGTCGTGGAGCGGGACGAGCTTGGCAATGTCGTCGATGTAGGCGTCGGCGCCGTTGGGGAACATGGTCCCGCCGCCGGGGAACCTGAGCCTGTCGCCGTCGACGCGGATCCAGTTCTGCACCGCCTTCTCGACGGTGAGCTCCTTGTGCGGCGCGTTGGCGAACCAGGCGACGTCGCGGCTGGCGGGCCACGGGAACGGGGTGCGGTACCCGGGCGGCGCGGGCACAAGGCaccgcagccgctcccgctccgacgcCGGGCAGTGCCGCTCGCGGTACACCAGACGGTCCCGCGGGAACCGCAGCGACCGCTCCACGTCCTCGCACGGCGTGTACTCGGAGTACCTGGCGGGGCACGCCGGGTACGACGACCTCCGCGGCGCGGCCGAGGAGGCGGCGGTGGCGGTGCTAGCGTCGAGCGCGTCGTCCGCCGCGGCCGCGTGGCGCGCGGAGAAGTCGAGGGACGGGGAGCTGGCGCCGGACCGGGTCCTCCTCTTCGGGGCGGCGGCGACGTTGGTGCAGGCGACGGCCGTAGCGGTGGAGACGGCGGCGGGTTTGTCGGATGGAGTGGCGAAGCCGCCGTGCTGCCAGACGCCGATGAGATAGGAGGCAGAGCAGAGGAGGAGGACGGCCACGAATGGCAGGAACGTGGGTCGGCGGGCGGCGGATGGTGGGATGTGCAGCTTTGTGGCCGCCGACCGGACCCCCATGGCGCCTGCCCTCGCGCTGCTCCTGCCTCGTGCTGGCTGCCGCTCCCAGCGGGGGACTGGGGACTGGGGAGTGTGCTCCGTGCCACTGCCGCCCGCTGCTTAAGAGCGTGCGCTCTCCTGGGCATGAGCTGATGAGTTTTGTATAATAGGACTATTGTAGGAGTAGTAGATTTGGACGGGTGCTGACAGTTACGGGAGGTGATTAGCAGGGACAATAGCTGAGCTGGAGCTACGACTACTACTACTGGCACAGACACGGTGGCGAGAGTGCGTGTGACACGAGCACAGAGTCTAAACACACTGCATCAGTCGTCGGGTTTCCCCATTCCACCTATCCAGGGCAGGGTAGACGGGGGGAATTGAATGGATTTGTTGAGCCCGTGACGCCATCCATCCCAATCTCGGCGCTCGTGTCATGTCACGTGACATGCCGCATCTTCCTCACGTTCCTCTGTTTGTCTGTCTTGGCTGGCTGACCCTTTCGAGGAAACGAAAAAGGAGCGCGGCGCGGCGCTGGTTTGGAAACATTCGCCGAGGCGAAAAGTATAAACAATGGCTATACGAAGAAGATCTAGTACGGGCTAGATTTTTGGTTTCCACCGTGACGTCGCACCTACTGGGCAAGGCAGGCAAGGGGACGGGGCAGGCTGCTGGCTGGCTGGCGGTGGCGCACGTGGGTCGGGTCCGCCTGGCTGCAGCGGCGGTACACCCCAGCCCGCGCCAATCAAACCGTGTACAGTACCCTGTGTGCTCTTTGTACACTGCCGCAGGTACTCGTCAATCTTTCATCTCAACGCAACGGGGTCCTTTTTACTGCCGACCGCGACGGTACGTCGGTACCGCGCAAAGCCACCCCAGAAAGGCAGAGTACTACTCTACTAGTCTACTGGCGGATACCACCAACCACGGTAATCATTGAGCCGACGCACGTTAGCCTAGACGTAGGCCAATCGACGGCGAGCGCCAGTGAGTGAGACCGAAAGGGCCGGGATCGTCGTCGACCCCAGCAGCCCAGCCCCAACAAGTCAGGT
Proteins encoded:
- the LOC101027245 gene encoding Probable methyltransferase PMT15-like, which produces MGVRSAATKLHIPPSAARRPTFLPFVAVLLLCSASYLIGVWQHGGFATPSDKPAAVSTATAVACTNVAAAPKRRTRSGASSPSLDFSARHAAAADDALDASTATAASSAAPRRSSYPACPARYSEYTPCEDVERSLRFPRDRLVYRERHCPASERERLRCLVPAPPGYRTPFPWPASRDVAWFANAPHKELTVEKAVQNWIRVDGDRLRFPGGGTMFPNGADAYIDDIAKLVPLHDGSIRTALDTGCGVASWGAYLLSRDILAMSFAPRDSHEAQVQFALERGVPAMIGVLASNRLTYPARAFDMAHCSRCLIPWQLYDGLYLIEVDRVLRPGGYWILSGPPINWNKYWKGWERTKEDLNAEQQAIEAVARSLCWTKVKEAGDIAVWQKPYNHAGCKASKSSRPFCSRKNPDAAWYDKMEACITPLPEISKASDVAGGAVKRWPQRLTAVPPRVSRGTVRGVTARSFAQDTELWRRRVRHYKSVASQLEQKGRYRNVLDMNARLGGFAAALALAGDPLWVMNMVPTVANATTLGAIYERGLIGSYQDWCEGMSTYPRTYDLIHADSVFTLYKDRCEMDRILLEMDRILRPRGTVIVREDVDMLVKVKSLADGMRWESQIVDHEDGPLVREKILLVVKTYWTAQDQDQ